A DNA window from Ipomoea triloba cultivar NCNSP0323 chromosome 10, ASM357664v1 contains the following coding sequences:
- the LOC116032100 gene encoding calcium permeable stress-gated cation channel 1-like, giving the protein MATLGDIGLAAAINIISAFVFLVAFAILRLQPFNDRVYFPKWYLKGLRSSPSQSGAFVKRIVNLDWRSYVRFLNWMPEALKMPEPELIDHAGLDSAVYLRIYLLGLKIFVPITLLSWAVLVPVNWTNSTLKDSNLTYSDIDKLSISNIPQGSPRFWTHIVMAYAFTFWTCYVLHKEYAKVADMRLHFMASEKRRPDQFTVLVRNVPPDPDESYSESVEHFFLVNHQDYLTNQVVCNANKLAKLLKQKASKQNWLDYYQLKYSRGGDMSKRPMMKTGCLGLCGNRVDAIDHQTAEIERLSKEIAEEKERVKNDPKSLMPAAFVSFKSRWSAAVAAQTQQSRNPTLWLTEWAPEPRDVYWDNLAIPYVSLTVRRLIMAVAFFFLTFFFMIPVASVQGLANIEGIEKRAKFLKPIIEIPFIKAFIQGFLPGLALKIFLIVLPSILMLMSKFEGFLSLSSLERRAASRYYIFNFVNVFFASIIAGAAFEQLNTFIHSSADSIPKTIGSAIPMKATFFITYIMVDGWSGTAGEILRLKPLVIFHLKNFFLVKTEKDREEAMDAGSIGFNTGEPQIQLYFLLGLVYAVVTPILIPFILVFFGLAFVVYRHQIINVYNQEYESAAAFWPAVHGRIIFALVFSQISTLGLLSTKHAATSAPFLIALPVLTISFHLFCKGRYEPAFTKYPLQEAKMKDTLERAREPTLNLKAYLQDAYVHPVFKEGDDDEDDEMSEKMEMDSILVPTKRQSRRNTPAPSKVSGGSSPDVILEKEP; this is encoded by the exons ATGGCGACGTTGGGTGATATAGGGCTTGCGGCAGCTATTAATATAATCAGTGCATTTGTCTTCCTAGTGGCGTTTGCAATTCTACGGCTTCAGCCATTCAATGACAGAGTGTATTTCCCGAAATGGTACCTTAAAGGGTTGAGAAGCAGCCCTTCACAATCTGGGGCATTTGTGAAGAGGATTGTTAATTTGGATTGGAGATCGTACGTGAGGTTTCTTAACTGGATGCCTGAAGCCCTGAAAATGCCGGAACCTGAGCTCATTGATCATGCTGGACTTGACTCCGCTGTGTATTTGAGGATCTACTTACTTGG GCTGAAAATCTTCGTTCCTATAACATTGCTATCATGGGCTGTTCTTGTTCCTGTTAACTGGACCAATAGCACCTTGAAAGACTCTAACTTAACCTATAGCGACATTGATAAGCTTTCCATTTCCAATATTCCACAAGGCTCTCCCAG GTTTTGGACTCATATTGTGATGGCTTATGCTTTTACATTTTGGACATGCTATGTTTTGCACAAAGAGTATGCAAAAGTTGCTGATATGCGTCTTCACTTTATGGCTTCAGAAAAGCGGCGACCTGATCAATTTACA GTCCTCGTTAGGAATGTCCCTCCAGATCCTGATGAATCATACAGTGAAAGTGTGGAGCATTTTTTCCTCGTTAACCATCAAGATTATCTAACGAATCAG GTTGTATGCAATGCAAACAAACTTGCGAAATTGTTGAAGCAGAAGGCGAGTAAGCAGAATTGGCTTGATTATTACCAGTTAAAGTATTCTAGGGGGGGCGATATGTCAAAACGCCCCATGATGAAG ACCGGTTGTCTCGGCCTCTGTGGAAATAGAGTGGATGCTATAGACCATCAAACAGCTGAGATTGAGAGATTATCGAAAGAA ATTGCTGAAGAGAAAGAAAGGGTAAAAAACGACCCCAAATCTCTCATGCCCGCAGCATTTGTCTCCTTCAAATCTCGATGGTCTGCCGCAGTTGCTGCACAAACACAACAGTCCAGAAACCCGACTTTGTGGTTGACAGAGTGGGCCCCAGAACCGCGTGATGTATACTGGGACAATCTGGCAATTCCATATGTTTCGTTGACGGTTAGGAGGCTCATAATGGCTGTTGCCTTCTTTTTTCTCACCTTCTTTTTCATGATTCCTGTTGCATCTGTCCAAGGTCTCGCTAACATTGAAGGTATCGAAAAAAGGGCAAAATTTTTGAAGCCTATTATCGAAAT ACCCTTCATCAAAGCGTTCATTCAAGGTTTCCTGCCTGGTCTTGCGTTGAAGATTTTTCTCATCGTGCTGCCTAGTATATTGATGCTGATGTCCAAATTTGAAGGCTTTCTGAGTCTATCGTCGTTGGAGCGAAGAGCTGCTTCcagatattatattttcaacttCGTGAACGTCTTCTTTGCCAGCATAATTGCGGGAGCTGCCTTCGAACAGCTGAACACTTTCATCCATTCGTCAGCAGACAG TATCCCGAAAACTATTGGTTCTGCTATCCCGATGAAAGCCACTTTCTTCATAACCTATATAATGGTTGATGGATGGTCGGGAACTGCTGGGGAGATTTTGAGGCTGAAGCCACTGGTAATCTTCCATCTCAAGAACTTTTTCCTGGTGAAAACCGAGAAGGATAGGGAGGAGGCCATGGATGCTGGAAGCATCGGTTTCAACACTGGCGAGCCCCAAATCCAGTTGTACTTCTTGTTGGGCCTCGTCTATGCTGTGGTCACGCCAATTCTTATTCCTTTCATACTGGTGTTCTTTGGTCTGGCCTTCGTTGTATATCGACATCAG ATCATTAACGTGTACAACCAAGAGTATGAAAGCGCAGCAGCGTTCTGGCCAGCTGTCCACGGGCGCATAATATTTGCATTGGTCTTCTCTCAAATCTCGACATTGGGATTGCTGAGCACGAAGCATGCTGCTACATCAGCGCCATTCCTGATCGCGCTTCCTGTACTAACCATCTCGTTTCATTTGTTCTGCAAAGGCCGGTATGAACCAGCATTTACCAAATACCCACTACAG GAGGCAAAGATGAAAGATACTTTAGAAAGAGCAAGAGAGCCCACCTTGAACCTGAAAGCCTACTTACAAGATGCTTATGTGCACCCCGTTTTCAAAGAAGGCGACGATGATGAGGACGACGAGATGAGTGAAAAGATGGAGATGGACAGCATATTGGTCCCCACGAAACGCCAGTCGCGGAGGAACACACCAGCTCCCAGTAAAGTCAGCGGCGGCTCCTCACCAGACgtaattttggaaaaagaacCCTGA
- the LOC116033617 gene encoding lysM domain receptor-like kinase 3: MGVEEHRMLGLMLCVSGLIVSWVGVESQCIPGCDALASYYVWNGANLTFMSKVFLTTIKNIQTYNPQITDPNSIQFRSRINVPFSCGCVNGGFMGHRFDYRVRPGNTYNRIAKLIYSNLTSADMLARVNRYSPGNISVGSVVNVTVNCSCGDGRVSEDYGLFITYPLRPGQSLPRIAYEFGLPAKLLQDYNPGVNFSQGSGLVFIPGKDQNGTYPPLRRSSSGGISAGAIAGITIGSVFGVVALAACSYFILYRTKKIEEESFLQTTSDEHNTNEHVQDPANLIRNTAVSGRIDATSPRPTGITVDKSVEFSYEELAKATDNFSMATKIGQGGFGCVFYGELRGENAAIKKMDMQASKEFLAELKVLTHVHHLNLVRLIGYCVEGSLFLVYEYIENGNLSQHLRGLGRDPLAWPTRVQIALDAARGLEYIHEHTVPVYIHRDIKSANILIDKNFRAKVADFGLTKLTEVGSTSLHTRLVGTFGYMSPEYAQYGDVSPKIDVYAFGVVLYELISAKEAIVKTNEVVSEARGLVALFEDVLDRTDPAEGIRKLVDPRLGDDCPLDSVCKMAHLAKACTHENPQLRPSMRSIVVALMTLSSSSEDWDIGSFYENQGLVHLLSGR, from the exons ATGGGTGTTGAAGAACATAGAATGTTGGGGCTTATGCTGTGCGTTTCTGGGCTGATCGTTTCTTGGGTAGGCGTTGAATCCCAGTGTATCCCCGGGTGTGACGCATTAGCTTCGTACTACGTTTGGAACGGAGCAAATCTAACATTCATGTCGAAAGTTTTCTTGACCACCATAAAAAACATCCAGACCTACAATCCTCAGATAACCGACCCAAATTCCATACAGTTCCGCAGCAGAATCAATGTCCCCTTCTCCTGCGGCTGCGTCAATGGGGGATTCATGGGCCACCGGTTCGATTACCGGGTCAGGCCCGGCAACACTTACAATAGAATCGCTAAGCTTATTTACTCGAATCTCACTTCGGCTGATATGTTGGCGAGGGTTAATAGATACAGTCCCGGGAATATCTCTGTTGGGAGTGTAGTAAATGTGACTGTGAATTGTTCGTGTGGGGATGGTCGTGTGTCTGAGGATTATGGGTTGTTCATAACTTATCCTCTTCGCCCTGGTCAGAGTCTGCCCAGAATAGCATATGAGTTTGGCCTGCCTGCAAAGTTGTTGCAGGATTATAACCCTGGTGTGAACTTTAGCCAGGGAAGTGGTCTGGTTTTTATTCCTGGGAAAG ATCAGAATGGAACTTATCCACCTTTAAGGAGAAG CTCAAGTG GAGGGATATCGGCTGGAGCCATTGCTGGGATAACAATTGGGTCGGTTTTTGGGGTCGTTGCCCTTGCAGCTTGCTCGTATTTCATACTCTACCGAACCAAGAAAATCGAGGAAGAATCATTTCTCCAAACAACATCAGACGAGCATAACACTAATGAACATGTTCAAG ATCCCGCAAATTTGATTAGAAACACTGCGGTTTCTGGTCGTATTGATGCCACTTCACCAAGGCCGACGGGGATCACTGTGGACAAATCGGTGGAATTCTCGTATGAAGAGCTTGCCAAGGCTACAGATAATTTCAGCATGGCCACTAAGATTGGCCAAGGCGGTTTTGGATGTGTTTTCTATGGGGAGCTAAGAGGCGAG AACGCTGCGATTAAGAAGATGGATATGCAAGCATCGAAAGAATTCCTGGCCGAGTTGAAGGTCTTAACGCACGTTCATCACTTGAACTTG GTACGCTTAATAGGGTATTGTGTCGAGGGATCGTTGTTTTTAGTTTATGAATACATTGAAAATGGCAACCTAAGTCAGCATCTTCGCGGTTTAG GTAGAGATCCATTGGCATGGCCTACCAGGGTGCAGATCGCTCTCGATGCAGCTAGAGGGCTGGAGTACATCCACGAGCATACAGTTCCTGTTTACATCCATCGCGATATAAAGTCAGCAAATATCTTGATAGACAAGAATTTCCGAGCTAAG GTTGCAGATTTTGGGCTAACGAAGTTAACTGAAGTTGGAAGCACTTCTCTGCACACTCGCCTCGTGGGTACTTTTGGTTACATGTCTCCCGA ATATGCACAGTATGGCGATGTTTCGCCTAAGATTGATGTGTATGCTTTTGGAGTTGTGCTGTATGAGCTAATATCGGCTAAAGAAGCCATCGTCAAAACGAACGAAGTGGTTTCTGAAGCGAGGGGGCTAGTCGCCTTG TTTGAGGATGTTCTTGATCGCACAGACCCTGCAGAAGGGATACGAAAACTAGTCGATCCCAGGCTGGGCGACGACTGCCCCCTCGATTCGGTCTGTAAG ATGGCTCATCTTGCTAAGGCCTGCACACATGAGAATCCTCAGCTCAGGCCTAGTATGAGGTCAATTGTTGTTGCTCTTATGACACTGTCATCCTCCTCTGAGGATTGGGACATCGGCTCGTTTTACGAAAACCAAGGTTTAGTACATCTGTTGTCAGGAAGGTAG